The Aeoliella mucimassa genome includes the window TGGGTGCCCGTCGTATTCCATCACGTAATCTATATCACGGATACTGGCGTGTGTGCTCAGGACTTCCTGACAAATGTTCGTCAGTGTTTGGTGCGAATTCGGAAAGTGCTTGGGGCCGTCACCCTGCTCCTCTTGCTCGGGCCACAATAGCGACTCAGCGCAGGGGTTGAAACTCAATATCTCCGCATTTTGATCGGTCGTGATAATACCGAGGTCTAAGCTGGCAAGAATGTCGGTAGCCAATACTTTGGTAACTCTTAAAGAACTCTCGCTACTCAAATAGGCGCGTACCAACAGGACAACCGCACCACTCAACACGACGGTGTTAAGGATCAGCAGCAGGGCTAGTTGCGACTGAAACCGCAAATTTCCTGCCAACTCCGTCGCTTCTGGCAAGTCACTTGCAGGTAGATGGTGTGAGAGTTCCTTCAGGATTTGTATTTCCCGAGAGAAATCCACCAAGATCCAGGCCGTAACTAACAACGCAGTCAGGCTGAAAAGTGCGAGTCCTGCGATTGCCCACCTTGGACCTATCCCTTGCGGAGACTGATTTTCATGAAACATGGCCGTGATTCTTACTTGCTTCCGCGTGCAATTCATTGCAGACCGGGTGCAGTGAGTTGCATGAAATTGTCCCAAAACCCTAAAGCTACACCGGAGGATAGGTAATCTGTACCCATTCCCCGACTTGAAGAGCGCCGACTAACTCAACGCAATCAGGCCGTCCGATAGTGCAGTTGTAATTGTAACTACTGTACCCCACCACCCGGATCGGCTTTCTCTGGCAGCTGCTTGGCCTGCCGGAGGCCCTGACGACTATCGGACCCCACGCTCGCCCCGCGATGGCTCCCCCATAGGGAGCCCCGCAAACTCCCCCCCACCTATCCCACCTCCCACCCAGGCGATCCAGCCTTTGAGCAAGGCAATAAAGAGAACATCCGATATGAGAACCCCCCGATCCATTGTCGCTTTTGTTGCGGCCACCTGCTTTATCGTGAGTGGTTGTGAGAAACCAGAAGCGGAAGAGCATCACGAAGAACATCACCGCATCATTGTCACCAGCCCCAAAGTTGAGGACGTGACAACCACCCAGCTTTACGTCTGTCAAATTCACTCGTGTCGCCATATTGAGGTGTGCGCGTTGGATGGTGGTTACCTTGAGAAGATTCCTGTGAACGAAGGCCAGTCGGTGAATCAGGGAGACTTGATGTTCAAGATCCTTCCTACCATCTACAAGGCCAAACTCGACTCGGAACTCGCCGAGGCCGATCTCGCCCGTATTGAGTACGAGAACACCAAGAAGCTATTCGAGGACAAAGTTGTTTCCGACAAGGAAGTAGCACTCGCAAAAGCCAAGCTCGATAAAGCGTTGGCCAATGCCCAGCTGGCCCAAGCGGAACTCGACTTCACCGACGTCCGAGCTCCATTCCCTGGCATCATCGACCGCTTGCACCACCAACAGGGCAGCCTGATCGAAGATGGTGACATGCTAACTACGCTGTCCGATAACAGCACAATGTGGGTGTACTTCAATGTGCCTGAAGCACGGTACCTGGAGTACAAGACCGCCACCAAAGAGAACGCAGGCGACCTGCACATCGAGTTGATGCTGGCCAATGGCAAGCAATTCAACCAGCATGGAAAAATCGGTGCTATCGAAGCCGACTTCAATAACGAAACCGGTAACATCGCCTTCCGGGCCGACTTCCCCAACCCCGAAGGCCTGCTGCGGCACGGACAAACGGGCACCGTGGTCATCAAGCAGGTGGAAGAAAACGCGGTGGTTATTCCGCAACGTGCCACGTTTGAGATTCTGGCCAAGCGATATGTATTCGTTGTGGAAGACGACAACATCGTGCACCAGCATGAGATCAAAGTTGAACACGAAATGGAGGATATTTTCGTCATCGACAGCACACTGAAAGCAAGCGACAAGATTGTGCTTGAAGGGATTCGACAGATTCGCGACGGCGATGAAGTGGAATACGAATTCAGTGAGCCAGAAGTGGTTCTCGCCAACCTGAAATACAGAGCGGAGTAGGGACCACAAGAATGTTTACGAAGTTTCTCCATCGACCTGCTTTGGCGATCGTCATATCGCTGATCATCCTCTTCCTGGGTGGCCTGGGTATTGAGACGCTGCCGGTGTCGCAATACCCCTCGGTCGCTCCTCCTACGGTTCAAGTTTCGATTGCCTACCCTGGTGCTAGCGCGAACGTGCTGGTCGACTCGGTTCTGATTCCCTTGGAACAGTCGATCAACGGCGTGCAAGACATGCGCTACATTGCTTCCGACGCTACGAGTGCCGGCGAAGCAACCATTCGCATCTACTTCGAGCCTGGTACCGACCCCAATATCAACGTGGTGAACGTACAAAACCGCGTGAATATTGTGATGAACCGCCTGCCGGAACTGGTGCAACGCGAAGGTATTCTCGTCAGCCAAGTGGTGCCGAGTATGCTGATGTACGTAAACGTCTACAGCACCGATCCCAATGCGGACCAGAAGTTCCTCTACAACTTTGCCAATACCGAGATCATGCCAGTGATCAAACGTATCAAAGGCATGGGTCTGCCGACCAACCTCGGTAACCGGTCGTACGCGATGCGTGTCTGGTTGAATCCCGAGCGCATGCGGGCGTATAGCATCTCGTCGGAAGACGTGATGGAGGCCCTGGCCGAGCAGAGCATCATCGGCTCGCCAGGTCGTCTTGGCCAAGCGACAGGTCGCACTTCGCAAACGATGGAGTATGTGCTGACGTACGTCGGTCGGTACAACACCGAAAAGCAATACGAAAACATCATTCTTCGGGCCAATCCCGAGGGTGAGATCCTGCGACTTAAAGACATTGCGGAAGTGGAACTCGGTTCGGAGTTTTTCGATATTTACTCTGATATCGACGGGCACCCAGCCGCTTCGATCATTCTGAAGCAAAGCCCCGGTTCGAATGCGGCCGACGTGATTGAAGAAATCAAGACGACGCTCGACGACATCAAAGAGAAACGCTTCCCGCCGGGCATGGACTATGAACTTGCCTACGACGTGTCGAAGTTCCTCGACGCTTCGATCGAAAAAGTGCTTCATACGCTTCTCGAAGCGTTTATTCTCGTGTCGCTTGTGGTCTACATGTTCCTCGGCGACTTGCGTTCGACGTTGATTCCAACGCTGGCGGTCCCGGTGTCGTTGATCGGTACGTTTTTCGTGCTCAAACTCTTTGGTTTGTCGATCAACCTGATCACTTTGTTTGCGATGGTGCTGGCCATCGGCGTGGTGGTCGACGACGCCATCGTGGTGGTCGAGGCGGTCCATGCCAAGATGCATGAAAAACACCTGTCGCCTTATCGAGCGACCATGGAAGTGATTCATGAGATCAGCGGTGCAATCGTTGCCATTACGCTGGTGATGACCGCCGTGTTTGTGCCGGTCACGTTCGTTCCTGGACCGGTCGGTACCTTTTACCGACAGTTCGGTATTACGATGGCAACCTCTATTATCTTGTCGGGTGTCGTCGCCCTTACGCTGACTCCTGTGCTGTGTGCGATGATTCTCAAACCACACGTCCCAGCCGAGGCCAAGGCGGCAAAAGCAGCGAAGAAACGCTCGCTGTTCAAGACCATCCTGCTCGCCATCGGTGGCCTGTTGGTCCTCGCTGGCATTACTTATGTTGCTTACGAGCTGTGGGGCTGGGTTGGGTTCTTGCTATTGCTGGTACCTTTGGTACGTGGGCCGTTCGACAAAGCGGTCGACATCGGCACCAACATCTACGTCGCCTGCGTGCGACTGGTGGTCACACGGCGGGTCTTCACAGTACTGCTGATCGCAGCATTCGGAGCGGGCATCTACTTTGTCGACCTGATCCTGCCAACCGGCTTCATCCCTGGCGAAGACCAAGGCATCATCTACGGCATCGTGCAAACTCGTCCAGGGTCGACGCTCGAATACACCAACGAGAAGTCGCACGAACTGCAGAAGATTGCCAAGGAGTTCGACGAAGTGACTTCGGTGACTTCTTTGGCCGGCTACGAAGTGCTGACCGAAGGACGTGGTTCGAACGCTGGTACTTGTATCATTAACCTCAAGGACTGGAACGAGCGCAAACTAAGCGCTCGCGATCTTATCAAAGAACTCGAAGAACGCTGCCAGGAAATTAGCGACGTAAAGATCGAGTTTTTCGAACCTCCTGCGGTGCCAGGCTTTGGTGCTGCTGGTGGTTTCTCGATGCGGTTGTTGGACCAGACCAATAGCTCCGACTATCAGAAACTCGGTGAAGTGACCGACACGTTCATGGCCGCTTTGCGTGAACGCCAAGAGCTCAAAGGTCTCTTCACGTTCTATACGAGTGACTACCCACAGAAGGAACTGATTATCAACAACGACGTCGCAATGCAAAAAGGCGTCTCCATTAAAACGGCTCTAGAAAACATCAACATTCTGATTGGTAGCACCTACGAGCAGGGCTTCATTCGCTTCAACCAGTTCTACAAGGTTTACGTTCAGGCTTCGCCCGAGTTTCGGCGTTTCCCTGAAGACCTTGAGAACTTGTTCGTCAAGAATGAAGCGGGCGAAATGGTTCCTTACTCGGCGTTCATGACCATCGACGATCGTAAGGGCCTGAACGAAATCACTCGTTACAACCTGTACCCTTCGGCCGCGATCCAAGGAGCTCCCGCGGCTGGCTACAGTAGTGGCCAGGCGATTGCCGCCATTAAGGAAGTAGCTGCCGAGGTGTTGCCGAACGGGTACGACATCGGCTGGGAAGGCCTGTCGTTCGACGAGTCCAAAGAAGGCCACGAAACGGTTTACATTTTCATCATCGTGGTCGCCTTTGTGTACTTGGTGCTGGTTGGTCAGTACGAGAGCTTCATCATTCCTCTGGCGGTGATTCTGTCGCTGCCGATCGGTGTGTTTGGCTCGTTCTTGTTCCTCAAAGCCATGGGGCTCGCGAATGACGTGTACGCCCAAATTGGTTTGGTGATGCTCGTCGGCTTGCTCGGAAAGAATGCGATTCTGATTGTGGAATTTGCCGTTCAACGCCGGCAGCAAGGCGCGTCGATATCCGAAGCAGGCGTGGACGGCGGACGACTACGTTTCCGCCCGATCCAAATGACTTCGTTCGCTTTTATCGCTGGTCTTATTCCGTTGGTGATTGCCACCGGAGCCGGCGCCATCGGAAACCGCACCATCGGCACGACAGCCGCAGGTGGCATGCTGGTGGGAACCATTGTCGGGGTACTGGTCATTCCAGGACTCTATTACTTGTTTGGCAGGATTGCCGACAATCGACACTTAATCAAGGATGAACATTATGACCCGCTTAGTGAACTCTTTGAGCGAGAAGAGTAAACGACTGGTTGTTTCGGCAACGGTCGTCACTGGCATCCTGTTAGCAATTCCAGGTTGTGGTATTCCCCAATACTGTTGTGCCGAACGAGGACCGGCTGTGCCCGACTCGTTCAACGGCATGGCGAACGATGAAAATTCGGCTCAACTCGGTTACCGCGAGTTCTTCGAAGATCCCATGCTTACCGGCTTGATCGACGATGCACTCGTAGGTAACCAAGAGCTGAAAATCATGCGGCAGGAAATCCGCATCGCCGCGCTCGAAGTACAAGCTCGTCGCGGTGAGTACCTGCCGTTTGTCTCGCTCGGAGCGTTCGCTGGTCTCGACAAAGCCAGCCGCTTCACTCGCGAAGGGGCGGTCGAGGATCAATTGCAAGTCGCTCCTGGCAAGGGATTCCCAGACCCACTCCCCAACTTCATGCTCGCCGCGGATGTATCGTGGGAAATCGACATCTGGAAGAAACTGCGTAACGCGAAAAACGCTGCCGCCTATCGCTACCTTGGCACACGCGAAGGGCAAACCTACGTGGTCACCCGACTCGTAGCCGAAGTTGCCGAGAACTATTACGAGCTCATGGCGCTCGACAACCGCCTGGAAACCCTGGAGCAAACCATTGCCATCCAGGAGCAAAGCCTGAAGATGACCAAGGACCTCAAGGATG containing:
- a CDS encoding efflux RND transporter periplasmic adaptor subunit: MRTPRSIVAFVAATCFIVSGCEKPEAEEHHEEHHRIIVTSPKVEDVTTTQLYVCQIHSCRHIEVCALDGGYLEKIPVNEGQSVNQGDLMFKILPTIYKAKLDSELAEADLARIEYENTKKLFEDKVVSDKEVALAKAKLDKALANAQLAQAELDFTDVRAPFPGIIDRLHHQQGSLIEDGDMLTTLSDNSTMWVYFNVPEARYLEYKTATKENAGDLHIELMLANGKQFNQHGKIGAIEADFNNETGNIAFRADFPNPEGLLRHGQTGTVVIKQVEENAVVIPQRATFEILAKRYVFVVEDDNIVHQHEIKVEHEMEDIFVIDSTLKASDKIVLEGIRQIRDGDEVEYEFSEPEVVLANLKYRAE
- a CDS encoding efflux RND transporter permease subunit; protein product: MFTKFLHRPALAIVISLIILFLGGLGIETLPVSQYPSVAPPTVQVSIAYPGASANVLVDSVLIPLEQSINGVQDMRYIASDATSAGEATIRIYFEPGTDPNINVVNVQNRVNIVMNRLPELVQREGILVSQVVPSMLMYVNVYSTDPNADQKFLYNFANTEIMPVIKRIKGMGLPTNLGNRSYAMRVWLNPERMRAYSISSEDVMEALAEQSIIGSPGRLGQATGRTSQTMEYVLTYVGRYNTEKQYENIILRANPEGEILRLKDIAEVELGSEFFDIYSDIDGHPAASIILKQSPGSNAADVIEEIKTTLDDIKEKRFPPGMDYELAYDVSKFLDASIEKVLHTLLEAFILVSLVVYMFLGDLRSTLIPTLAVPVSLIGTFFVLKLFGLSINLITLFAMVLAIGVVVDDAIVVVEAVHAKMHEKHLSPYRATMEVIHEISGAIVAITLVMTAVFVPVTFVPGPVGTFYRQFGITMATSIILSGVVALTLTPVLCAMILKPHVPAEAKAAKAAKKRSLFKTILLAIGGLLVLAGITYVAYELWGWVGFLLLLVPLVRGPFDKAVDIGTNIYVACVRLVVTRRVFTVLLIAAFGAGIYFVDLILPTGFIPGEDQGIIYGIVQTRPGSTLEYTNEKSHELQKIAKEFDEVTSVTSLAGYEVLTEGRGSNAGTCIINLKDWNERKLSARDLIKELEERCQEISDVKIEFFEPPAVPGFGAAGGFSMRLLDQTNSSDYQKLGEVTDTFMAALRERQELKGLFTFYTSDYPQKELIINNDVAMQKGVSIKTALENINILIGSTYEQGFIRFNQFYKVYVQASPEFRRFPEDLENLFVKNEAGEMVPYSAFMTIDDRKGLNEITRYNLYPSAAIQGAPAAGYSSGQAIAAIKEVAAEVLPNGYDIGWEGLSFDESKEGHETVYIFIIVVAFVYLVLVGQYESFIIPLAVILSLPIGVFGSFLFLKAMGLANDVYAQIGLVMLVGLLGKNAILIVEFAVQRRQQGASISEAGVDGGRLRFRPIQMTSFAFIAGLIPLVIATGAGAIGNRTIGTTAAGGMLVGTIVGVLVIPGLYYLFGRIADNRHLIKDEHYDPLSELFEREE